In Candidatus Paceibacterota bacterium, the following proteins share a genomic window:
- the ligA gene encoding NAD-dependent DNA ligase LigA has product MNKQDIKNRIEKLKKEIDHHRYLYHVLDKVEISDAALDSLKHELYELETQNPEFITPDSPTQRVGGKPLKEFKKVSHTVPQWSFNDAFNEEEVRDFDKRVKRFLADGGEPNDARTDYMAELKIDGLHIVLTYKRGLLVTGATRGDGKIGENVTQNIRTIDSIPLKLSEEVDAVVEGEVFMRKSVFEELNKEREKKGEQLLANPRNAAAGAIRQLDPKIVKERRLDCFVYDLSWAGNFPLPETQKEELEKLHKLGFKVNKNRKHCADIEEAIQVWKHWMNHKEEEDYWIDGIVLKLNRNDWQRKIGYTGKAPRWGIAFKFPAEQATTIVEDIVVQVGRTGALTPVAHLKPVQVMGSTISRATLHNEDEIMRLGLKIGDTVIIQKAGDVIPEVVKVLPNLRTGKEKDFRMPKKCPICASPVERPEGEVATYCTNKKCYAQDLRRLIHFASRKAFDIRGMGRKIVQRFLDEGLISSAADIFELTKDDISVLARFGEKSADNLVLAIARSKTITLSRFVYALGIHHVGEEMSYDLSLHFKSLANIQKASVEDLTRSRDVGPVVAESIHGYFRDAGNIKLVNDLEKVGVKIIPDKAPEGKLAGKSFVVTGTLDSMSREEAHDNIRALGGNVSSAVSAKTSYVVAGENPGSKYEKAKRLNVRILMEKEFINMIK; this is encoded by the coding sequence ATGAATAAACAAGACATCAAAAATCGTATCGAGAAGCTCAAAAAGGAGATCGACCATCATCGCTATCTTTATCATGTTCTGGACAAAGTTGAAATATCCGATGCGGCGCTTGATTCTCTGAAGCACGAGCTTTATGAATTGGAGACACAGAATCCGGAGTTCATCACGCCCGACTCGCCGACGCAAAGGGTCGGAGGAAAGCCTCTCAAGGAATTCAAAAAAGTTTCCCACACTGTTCCTCAGTGGTCTTTCAATGACGCTTTTAATGAAGAGGAGGTAAGGGATTTTGACAAAAGAGTAAAGCGTTTTTTGGCAGATGGCGGCGAGCCGAACGACGCCAGGACAGATTATATGGCGGAATTGAAAATAGACGGGTTGCATATCGTGCTGACATATAAGAGAGGATTGCTGGTGACGGGGGCGACCAGGGGCGATGGAAAGATCGGCGAGAATGTAACTCAGAACATCAGAACAATAGACAGTATTCCCTTGAAGCTTTCCGAAGAGGTTGATGCGGTCGTTGAGGGAGAAGTTTTCATGAGAAAGTCGGTGTTTGAGGAGCTCAATAAAGAAAGAGAAAAGAAAGGGGAGCAACTGCTCGCGAATCCAAGAAATGCGGCGGCAGGAGCGATTCGGCAGCTCGATCCAAAGATCGTCAAAGAAAGGCGGCTGGATTGTTTTGTCTATGATCTTTCATGGGCGGGAAATTTTCCTCTGCCGGAAACTCAAAAAGAAGAACTGGAGAAATTGCATAAACTGGGATTCAAGGTCAACAAAAATCGCAAACATTGTGCGGATATAGAGGAAGCGATCCAGGTCTGGAAACATTGGATGAATCATAAAGAAGAAGAGGATTATTGGATCGATGGCATAGTTCTCAAGCTCAACCGCAACGATTGGCAGAGAAAGATCGGATATACGGGAAAAGCTCCGCGCTGGGGCATTGCGTTCAAGTTTCCGGCCGAACAGGCGACGACGATTGTGGAGGATATAGTGGTGCAAGTGGGCAGAACAGGAGCATTGACTCCCGTAGCACATCTGAAGCCGGTGCAGGTCATGGGTTCTACGATCAGCCGGGCCACTCTTCATAACGAGGATGAGATCATGCGTCTGGGTCTCAAGATCGGCGACACGGTGATCATCCAAAAAGCGGGAGACGTGATCCCTGAGGTGGTGAAAGTTCTTCCGAACCTTCGGACCGGAAAAGAAAAAGATTTCAGGATGCCTAAAAAATGTCCCATTTGCGCAAGTCCTGTTGAGCGTCCCGAAGGCGAAGTGGCGACCTATTGCACAAACAAAAAATGCTATGCGCAGGACCTCCGGAGGCTGATCCATTTTGCGAGCCGGAAGGCTTTTGATATCCGAGGCATGGGCAGAAAGATCGTCCAAAGGTTTTTGGACGAAGGATTGATATCCAGCGCCGCCGATATTTTTGAACTTACAAAAGACGATATTTCGGTTCTGGCCCGTTTTGGGGAAAAATCGGCGGATAATCTTGTTTTGGCGATCGCAAGATCAAAGACGATCACGCTTAGCCGGTTTGTTTATGCCCTTGGCATACATCATGTGGGCGAGGAAATGAGCTATGACCTGTCGCTTCATTTCAAGAGTTTAGCTAATATTCAAAAAGCCAGTGTGGAAGATCTGACAAGATCGCGCGATGTCGGTCCTGTGGTGGCGGAAAGCATCCATGGCTATTTCCGTGATGCAGGAAACATAAAATTGGTGAATGATCTGGAGAAGGTCGGAGTGAAAATCATTCCGGACAAAGCGCCGGAAGGAAAATTGGCGGGAAAATCTTTCGTGGTGACGGGAACTTTGGATTCCATGAGCAGAGAAGAGGCGCACGATAATATCCGCGCCTTGGGCGGCAATGTTTCTTCGGCGGTTTCGGCGAAAACTTCTTATGTCGTGGCAGGTGAAAATCCGGGAAGTAAATATGAAAAAGCGAAGCGGCTTAATGTCAGGATACTGATGGAGAAAGAATTCATCAATATGATCAAATAG
- the gatA gene encoding Asp-tRNA(Asn)/Glu-tRNA(Gln) amidotransferase subunit GatA yields the protein MDLKELNISKINEGLKKKEFSAVELTRAYLDRIKKTDEKVKSFITVTEDLALKQAARADERIGKGEAESNLLLGVPCSVKDVILTEGVLTTAASSILKNYIPPYDATLVGRLKERGMVMLGKVNCDAFAHGASTENSDFFVTHNPWDLERVPGGSSGGSASSVSADQCAYSIGTDTGGSIRGPAAFCSLVGLKPTYGRVPRYGLISMTSSTDCPSIMAKNVMDAAVILGEIAGKDERDSTSSDKTVDSYSEFIEKNDIRGMKIGIPKEYFIKELNGEIRKSLDEAIKKIEELGAKIVEISLPNTKYAVPTYYIITPSEVSSNLARFDGIKYGYSDVESRMSKVESLMDVYKKSRGKGFGKEAKRRIMLGTYALSSGYYDAYYLKAQKVRALIKRDFDEAFKTVDVIITPTTPSVAFRIGQHSSNPLELYLEDIFSSAASLAGVPAMSVPCGFAKPEDGDREMPIGMQIIGKPYDEKNILNIAEKFERNTSWHLKKPNGI from the coding sequence ATGGATCTGAAAGAATTAAATATATCAAAAATTAACGAGGGGCTGAAAAAGAAAGAATTTTCCGCAGTCGAGCTTACAAGGGCATATCTTGATAGGATAAAAAAGACCGATGAAAAGGTGAAGTCTTTCATAACGGTCACGGAAGATCTGGCGCTGAAGCAGGCGGCAAGGGCGGATGAAAGGATCGGCAAGGGCGAAGCGGAGAGCAATTTGCTTCTTGGTGTTCCATGTTCCGTTAAGGACGTTATTCTGACTGAAGGCGTTCTGACGACCGCCGCGTCAAGTATATTGAAAAATTATATTCCTCCATATGACGCAACATTGGTGGGGCGTTTGAAGGAAAGAGGAATGGTGATGCTCGGCAAAGTGAATTGTGATGCGTTTGCGCACGGAGCCTCGACCGAAAACTCAGATTTCTTTGTGACTCACAATCCATGGGATCTCGAAAGAGTGCCGGGAGGATCTTCGGGCGGGAGCGCGTCCTCGGTTTCAGCGGATCAGTGCGCATATTCGATCGGAACCGATACGGGCGGATCCATCAGAGGGCCTGCGGCATTCTGTTCTTTGGTCGGACTCAAACCGACTTATGGCAGGGTCCCAAGATATGGTTTGATATCGATGACGTCTTCGACGGATTGTCCGAGTATTATGGCAAAGAATGTCATGGATGCGGCGGTAATTCTCGGGGAAATTGCCGGAAAAGATGAACGGGATTCCACTTCTTCGGACAAGACGGTAGACAGCTACTCGGAGTTTATTGAAAAGAATGATATAAGGGGAATGAAGATCGGAATTCCGAAAGAGTATTTCATAAAGGAATTGAATGGGGAAATAAGGAAGTCTTTGGATGAGGCGATAAAAAAAATCGAGGAGCTGGGCGCGAAGATCGTCGAGATCAGCCTGCCGAATACAAAATATGCGGTTCCGACATATTACATAATCACGCCGAGCGAAGTCAGTTCGAATCTTGCGAGATTCGACGGGATAAAATACGGGTATTCGGATGTAGAAAGTCGGATGTCGAAAGTGGAAAGTCTGATGGATGTGTATAAAAAATCCAGAGGCAAGGGATTTGGCAAAGAGGCGAAGCGCAGGATCATGCTTGGAACATATGCGCTTTCGAGCGGATACTATGATGCATATTATCTCAAAGCGCAAAAAGTAAGAGCGTTGATCAAAAGGGATTTTGATGAGGCTTTCAAGACGGTCGATGTAATCATTACGCCGACTACGCCCAGTGTTGCGTTCAGGATCGGGCAGCACAGCAGTAATCCGCTGGAGCTTTATCTTGAAGATATTTTTTCGAGTGCGGCGAGCCTTGCGGGCGTGCCGGCAATGTCGGTTCCCTGCGGATTTGCCAAACCGGAGGATGGCGATCGCGAGATGCCGATCGGAATGCAGATAATCGGAAAGCCTTATGATGAAAAAAATATTTTGAATATAGCTGAGAAGTTTGAAAGGAATACGTCGTGGCATCTTAAGAAGCCAAATGGCATATAG
- a CDS encoding four helix bundle protein: MNQLSSSKNKEYDLEERTAKFSEDIVEFIRTIKRDDVNRTIVVQLVRAITSIGANYCEANASSSKKDFRNKIYICKKEANESKYWLRILAKYHPELK, encoded by the coding sequence ATGAATCAATTATCAAGTTCTAAAAATAAAGAATATGACCTTGAGGAAAGAACGGCGAAGTTCAGTGAGGATATAGTAGAATTTATAAGAACCATTAAGAGGGATGATGTAAATCGTACTATCGTTGTTCAATTAGTTCGGGCAATAACTTCAATTGGTGCAAACTACTGCGAAGCTAACGCTTCCAGCTCTAAAAAAGATTTTCGAAATAAAATCTATATTTGCAAGAAAGAGGCAAATGAATCAAAATACTGGTTGAGGATACTGGCGAAGTATCATCCTGAGCTAAAATAA
- a CDS encoding prepilin peptidase, protein MFLAYSYIFILGLIVGSFLNVVIFRLENGWKIVNDRSKCMSCKHVLSPADLVPVFSFIALRGKCRYCKKKISWQYPIVEIAAGVLFVMIFNYVLRINGLMDYSLISDFRLSTFDFRLFLSLIYYLIVASSLIVIFVYDLRHYIIPDEAILVAVIAAIVYYISIDSTLQFMVASGLGSVYQFDSGGDFLIGFSNMIDFLLLNSIFINHLFAASVSFTFFFLIVFFTKGKGMGGGDVKYGFLMGFIIGWPMITLAILISFIIGSVFGVALVLLKKKGMKSMIAFGPFLVIGTLIMLFWGEKIMRWYLGNIG, encoded by the coding sequence ATGTTTCTAGCTTATTCATATATCTTCATTTTAGGCCTGATAGTGGGCAGTTTTTTGAATGTTGTGATATTCAGGCTTGAGAACGGATGGAAGATCGTGAATGACAGGTCCAAATGCATGAGTTGCAAGCATGTTCTTTCGCCCGCAGACCTTGTTCCTGTCTTTAGTTTCATCGCACTTCGCGGAAAATGCAGATATTGCAAAAAAAAGATATCATGGCAATATCCGATCGTAGAAATCGCGGCAGGAGTGCTGTTCGTCATGATTTTCAATTATGTATTACGGATTAATGGATTAATGGATTATAGCCTCATAAGCGACTTTCGACTTTCGACTTTCGACTTTCGACTATTTTTATCGTTGATTTATTACCTGATAGTCGCTTCGAGTCTGATCGTCATATTCGTTTATGATCTCAGACATTATATCATTCCGGATGAGGCTATTCTGGTTGCCGTTATTGCGGCGATCGTTTACTATATCTCCATCGACAGCACGCTTCAGTTCATGGTGGCGTCGGGTCTTGGGAGCGTTTATCAGTTTGACAGTGGCGGAGACTTTTTGATCGGTTTTTCGAATATGATCGATTTTTTGCTGCTGAATTCCATATTTATCAATCATTTATTCGCAGCCTCTGTCTCATTCACTTTTTTCTTTCTGATCGTATTTTTCACGAAAGGGAAAGGGATGGGGGGCGGGGATGTGAAATACGGTTTTCTGATGGGGTTTATCATCGGATGGCCGATGATCACGCTTGCAATTCTCATTTCTTTCATCATAGGTTCTGTGTTCGGAGTGGCGCTGGTGCTTTTGAAAAAGAAGGGAATGAAAAGCATGATTGCCTTCGGTCCGTTCCTTGTTATAGGCACACTTATCATGCTATTTTGGGGAGAAAAAATAATGAGGTGGTATCTGGGAAATATAGGTTAA
- the gatC gene encoding Asp-tRNA(Asn)/Glu-tRNA(Gln) amidotransferase subunit GatC — protein MEKANKISIEEVEHIAELARIELSEAEKKEFAGQLSDVLGYIDQLKEVNTDNVEPVSQVTGLVNVTREDIVKDSDEKMRQGIVNNFPDREGEYVKVKQVL, from the coding sequence ATGGAAAAAGCTAATAAAATATCAATAGAAGAAGTCGAGCATATCGCAGAGCTTGCCAGGATAGAACTGTCCGAAGCGGAAAAAAAAGAGTTCGCGGGCCAGTTGTCGGATGTTCTTGGATATATTGACCAGCTTAAAGAAGTGAATACTGATAATGTTGAGCCTGTCTCTCAAGTCACCGGATTGGTGAATGTCACGAGGGAGGATATCGTAAAAGATTCGGATGAAAAGATGAGGCAGGGGATTGTCAATAATTTTCCGGACCGGGAGGGTGAATATGTGAAGGTGAAGCAGGTCTTGTAG